The following are from one region of the Natronosporangium hydrolyticum genome:
- a CDS encoding amidase produces the protein MSWVGASAKEIARAVRRGDVSATQVVADHLDYARTKDAYNAFRLLREAEAVGEAEQVDEQEDLAGASLAGVPVAVKENTPVAGVPTWRGSAVARGPVAETDHEVVRRLRGAGAVVIGTTRMPELGLWGTTDDPSVITRNPWDPERTPGGSSGGSGAAVAAGLVPIAHGTDGLGSVRIPAACCGLVGLKPGRGVVPSRLGADSWFGLTEHGILATTVADAAAGFAVIAGQRPGKLVEPARLRVAVATRSPVSGVRLDAPNRAAVTAAARMLLAAGHDAVRAAPTYPTWLGFRGMATWTAAAYREATTADLDISALQPRTRRKIAMGRWAWQRGYVRERDRDRWRELALDFFQGFDLMLAPALAGPPPPALFWSRRSYQSNLAANLRYSPYAAPWNIAGLPALVVPVGQRPDGLPAAVQLVGRPGSERLLLAAAGQFEQATPWPRHATIAGA, from the coding sequence GTGAGCTGGGTCGGGGCTAGCGCGAAAGAGATCGCCCGGGCGGTGCGTAGGGGGGATGTCTCCGCAACCCAGGTGGTGGCCGACCATCTGGACTATGCGCGGACAAAAGACGCGTACAACGCGTTCCGGCTGCTCCGGGAGGCCGAGGCGGTCGGCGAGGCCGAGCAGGTCGACGAGCAGGAGGACCTCGCCGGAGCCTCGCTGGCGGGCGTGCCGGTGGCGGTGAAAGAAAACACGCCGGTCGCCGGGGTGCCCACCTGGCGCGGGTCGGCGGTGGCCCGCGGGCCGGTGGCTGAGACCGACCACGAGGTGGTTCGCCGGCTGCGCGGCGCCGGGGCGGTGGTGATCGGCACCACCCGGATGCCGGAGCTGGGGCTGTGGGGCACCACCGACGACCCGAGCGTCATCACCCGCAACCCCTGGGACCCCGAGCGCACTCCGGGCGGATCATCCGGCGGCTCGGGCGCGGCCGTCGCGGCCGGCCTGGTGCCGATCGCCCACGGCACCGACGGGCTTGGTTCGGTACGGATCCCCGCCGCCTGTTGCGGGCTGGTGGGGCTCAAGCCGGGTCGCGGGGTGGTGCCGAGCCGGCTCGGTGCCGACAGTTGGTTCGGCCTGACCGAGCACGGCATCCTGGCGACCACCGTCGCCGACGCCGCCGCCGGGTTCGCGGTGATCGCCGGGCAACGCCCCGGCAAGCTGGTCGAGCCGGCCCGCCTCCGGGTGGCGGTGGCGACCCGGTCGCCGGTCAGCGGGGTCCGGCTGGACGCGCCGAACCGGGCCGCGGTCACGGCCGCCGCCCGGATGCTGCTCGCCGCCGGCCACGACGCGGTCCGCGCGGCGCCGACTTACCCGACCTGGCTCGGCTTCCGGGGGATGGCGACCTGGACCGCGGCGGCGTACCGCGAGGCGACCACCGCCGACCTGGACATCTCGGCGCTGCAACCCCGCACCCGGCGCAAGATCGCCATGGGGCGGTGGGCGTGGCAGCGCGGCTATGTCCGCGAGCGGGATCGCGACCGGTGGCGGGAGCTGGCGCTGGATTTCTTCCAGGGCTTCGACCTGATGCTGGCGCCAGCGCTGGCCGGTCCACCACCACCGGCGCTGTTCTGGTCCCGGCGCTCATATCAGAGCAACCTGGCCGCCAACCTCCGCTACTCGCCGTACGCGGCGCCGTGGAACATCGCCGGCCTGCCCGCCCTGGTGGTGCCGGTGGGGCAGCGGCCGGATGGGCTGCCCGCCGCGGTGCAGCTGGTAGGCCGT
- a CDS encoding LacI family DNA-binding transcriptional regulator, protein MPDHSEHPPSPPSRAVLPRPTIDDVAAAAGVSRATVSRALRGGHRVSSRAMTAIQQAVARTGYVVNRNARNLASHRAQSVAFVLCEPPQRLVADPSFNLLLSTCAQELTAHDLILTVAVTTGPDLRSWVRRHLLGGQVDGALVVSAHASDPIADELHGAGVPVVVYGTPFPATDPAPGADDIPAPVYVAADDRSGATEAVRHLLGRGRRTIATIAGPPETACGLNRLAGWRDAVGETTDDRLIAVGDYTAAGGQAAMAELLHRAPELDAVFVAGELMAAGAIAALSRAGRRVPDDVAVAGFDDSAVAATIWPSLTTVRRPLAEISHRMVELVLELIDGGSPRSLTLPTELVIREST, encoded by the coding sequence GTGCCCGACCACAGTGAACACCCACCATCCCCGCCGTCCCGCGCGGTGCTTCCCCGACCCACCATCGACGACGTCGCCGCCGCCGCCGGGGTCTCCAGAGCCACCGTCTCCCGCGCCCTGCGCGGCGGACACCGGGTCAGCAGCCGGGCCATGACCGCCATCCAGCAGGCCGTCGCCCGCACCGGCTATGTGGTCAACCGCAACGCCCGCAACCTCGCCAGCCACCGCGCCCAGTCAGTCGCCTTCGTCCTGTGTGAACCACCACAGCGGCTGGTCGCCGACCCCAGCTTCAACCTGCTACTCAGCACCTGCGCCCAGGAGCTCACCGCCCACGACCTGATCCTCACGGTCGCGGTCACCACCGGCCCGGACCTCCGCTCCTGGGTACGCCGGCACCTGCTGGGCGGGCAGGTCGACGGCGCACTGGTCGTCTCCGCCCACGCCAGCGACCCGATCGCCGACGAGCTACACGGCGCCGGAGTGCCGGTGGTGGTCTACGGCACCCCGTTCCCCGCCACCGACCCGGCACCCGGCGCCGACGACATACCGGCGCCGGTCTACGTCGCCGCCGACGACCGAAGCGGCGCCACCGAAGCGGTCCGGCACCTGCTCGGCCGGGGTCGCCGTACCATCGCCACCATCGCCGGCCCGCCCGAGACCGCCTGCGGGCTCAACCGGCTCGCGGGCTGGCGCGACGCGGTCGGCGAAACCACCGACGACCGGCTGATCGCGGTCGGCGACTACACCGCCGCCGGTGGGCAGGCGGCCATGGCGGAGCTCCTTCACCGGGCACCCGAACTCGACGCGGTCTTCGTCGCCGGGGAGCTGATGGCCGCCGGCGCGATCGCCGCGCTCAGCCGCGCCGGCCGGCGGGTCCCCGACGACGTCGCGGTGGCAGGATTCGACGACTCGGCCGTGGCCGCCACGATCTGGCCCTCGCTCACCACCGTCCGGCGGCCACTCGCAGAGATCAGCCACCGGATGGTCGAGCTGGTGTTGGAACTGATCGACGGTGGCTCACCCCGCTCGCTCACCCTCCCCACCGAGCTGGTGATCCGGGAATCCACCTGA
- a CDS encoding type II toxin-antitoxin system PemK/MazF family toxin yields the protein MNDNLVINGGVYYVKDNVISLPPNDQREYHEQRRPVVILSGPDTNSDKDWRVVLVAPISSSTSLKTSYCVKVNAGEANMSKKCWVRVVAVQPILKSDLGDRLGVLPSERLEEVQARIFQYMGLYPEDDSALAL from the coding sequence ATGAATGATAATTTGGTCATCAATGGTGGCGTTTACTACGTGAAGGACAATGTCATTTCGCTCCCGCCTAATGATCAGCGCGAGTATCATGAGCAGCGCCGACCAGTAGTCATCTTGAGTGGGCCCGACACCAACAGCGACAAAGACTGGCGAGTTGTCTTGGTGGCTCCTATTTCGAGTTCAACGTCACTGAAGACCTCCTACTGCGTCAAAGTAAACGCTGGAGAAGCCAACATGAGCAAAAAGTGTTGGGTGCGAGTCGTCGCTGTTCAGCCAATACTGAAGAGTGACCTCGGGGACCGCCTAGGTGTATTGCCATCCGAAAGACTCGAAGAGGTGCAGGCGCGCATCTTCCAGTACATGGGGTTGTATCCGGAGGATGACAGTGCACTGGCGCTCTGA
- a CDS encoding Panacea domain-containing protein: MVASQSSPTASSRTVAAYLALLQLSRERGYVVTRVKVAKLLYLADLAAVRGGDEPISGVEWKWLDHGPFNNILQHLENNLVDSNIVQREPYYAGYQVRLIGDLPGYQMAPEDLIFLERAVAEYGSLAATSLKDLSYQTPPMIDAQKRGKGVVLDLSLARPRPKLVKLASKMTAVLSRLPEQDTDYDVFDEIEREMDDLAEMRRKASSAVLHDE; encoded by the coding sequence ATGGTTGCTTCCCAAAGTTCGCCAACCGCCTCGAGCCGCACGGTGGCGGCGTACTTGGCGCTGCTCCAACTTAGCCGCGAACGAGGATACGTCGTTACCAGAGTAAAAGTGGCGAAATTGCTCTACCTAGCTGACCTGGCAGCAGTACGCGGGGGGGACGAGCCAATATCTGGCGTTGAATGGAAATGGCTAGACCATGGCCCATTCAACAATATCCTACAGCACCTTGAGAACAATCTTGTAGATTCCAATATCGTGCAGCGGGAGCCATATTACGCGGGCTACCAGGTCAGACTCATCGGCGATTTGCCGGGGTACCAAATGGCGCCAGAAGATTTGATATTCCTGGAGCGGGCGGTCGCTGAGTACGGAAGCCTTGCAGCCACGAGCCTCAAGGACCTGAGCTACCAGACCCCACCCATGATAGATGCGCAAAAACGCGGAAAAGGCGTGGTACTCGACCTCTCCTTGGCTCGACCGCGACCAAAGCTTGTCAAACTAGCGAGCAAGATGACAGCGGTGCTATCGCGTCTGCCAGAGCAAGACACGGATTACGATGTCTTTGATGAGATAGAACGCGAGATGGACGATCTCGCCGAAATGCGACGCAAAGCTAGCAGCGCGGTCCTGCACGATGAATGA
- a CDS encoding GNAT family N-acetyltransferase — MRIRRETADDVAAIRAVHAAAFHHDDGPAVPVEVGLVDALRADDGWLPALSLVAVTDGGEVAGHVVCTRGRVGDSPALGLGPIGVLPGQQRRGVGSALMWSVLGAAEALGESLVVLLGHTDYYPRFGFRSAAELGIAAPVADWEGPYFQALALSAYRPEILGEFRYAEPFHLL, encoded by the coding sequence ATGCGGATTCGGCGGGAGACGGCGGACGACGTGGCAGCGATCCGGGCGGTGCACGCCGCGGCGTTCCACCACGATGACGGGCCGGCGGTCCCGGTCGAGGTGGGGCTGGTCGATGCCCTGCGCGCGGACGACGGCTGGCTCCCGGCGTTGTCGCTGGTGGCGGTCACCGACGGCGGGGAGGTCGCCGGTCACGTGGTCTGCACCCGCGGCCGGGTAGGCGACTCGCCAGCGCTCGGACTGGGGCCGATCGGCGTGCTGCCTGGGCAGCAGCGACGGGGGGTCGGTTCGGCGTTGATGTGGTCGGTGCTCGGCGCCGCGGAGGCGCTGGGCGAGTCGCTGGTGGTGCTGCTGGGGCACACCGACTACTACCCGCGGTTCGGCTTCCGGTCCGCGGCCGAGCTGGGGATCGCCGCCCCGGTCGCCGACTGGGAAGGGCCGTACTTTCAGGCGCTCGCGCTCAGTGCGTACCGGCCGGAGATCCTGGGCGAGTTTCGGTACGCGGAACCGTTCCACCTGCTCTGA
- a CDS encoding cystathionine gamma-synthase, which produces MSHGFDTRAIHAGQPPEPRTGAVIPPIYQTSTYAQEAVGSPRLGYEYSRSANPTRDALQECLAALEGGARGLAFASGLAASDALLRTVCRPGDHVVIPDDAYGGTYRLFAKVLQRWGLEWSAAPVADPAAVRAAVTPQTKVIWVETPTNPLLGIADLAALAEVAQVAGALLVVDNTFASPYLQQPLALGADVVVHSTTKYLGGHSDVVGGAVVTADAGLGDEVAFHQNAMGAVAGPFDAWLTLRGIKTLGVRMDRHCDNAERIVDFLVEHPKVSNVRYPGLPQHPGHKVAAGQMRRYGGMVSFEVVGGEAAAVQVCERTEVFLLAESLGGVESLIEHPGQMTHASAAGSALEVPGDLVRLSVGIETVDDLVADLDQALR; this is translated from the coding sequence ATGAGCCACGGTTTCGACACCCGCGCGATCCATGCCGGCCAGCCGCCGGAGCCGCGTACCGGAGCGGTGATCCCGCCGATTTACCAGACCTCCACCTACGCCCAGGAGGCGGTCGGGTCGCCCCGGCTGGGGTATGAGTACAGCCGGTCGGCCAATCCGACCCGGGACGCGTTGCAGGAGTGCCTCGCCGCGTTGGAGGGCGGCGCGCGCGGGCTGGCGTTCGCCAGCGGCCTGGCCGCCTCCGACGCGTTGCTCCGTACGGTCTGCCGCCCCGGCGACCATGTGGTGATCCCGGACGACGCGTACGGCGGCACCTACCGGCTCTTCGCCAAGGTGCTGCAGCGCTGGGGTCTGGAGTGGAGCGCGGCGCCGGTGGCCGACCCGGCCGCGGTCCGGGCCGCGGTCACCCCGCAGACCAAGGTGATCTGGGTGGAGACGCCGACCAACCCGCTGCTGGGCATCGCCGACCTGGCGGCGCTGGCCGAGGTGGCTCAGGTCGCCGGGGCGCTGCTGGTGGTGGACAACACCTTCGCTTCGCCGTACCTGCAGCAGCCGTTGGCGCTCGGCGCCGATGTGGTGGTCCACTCCACCACCAAATATCTGGGTGGGCACTCCGACGTGGTGGGTGGTGCGGTCGTCACCGCCGACGCCGGGCTCGGCGACGAGGTGGCGTTCCACCAGAACGCCATGGGCGCGGTGGCCGGGCCGTTCGACGCCTGGCTCACGCTGCGCGGGATCAAGACCCTCGGGGTCCGGATGGACCGGCACTGCGACAACGCCGAGCGGATCGTCGACTTCCTGGTGGAGCACCCGAAGGTCAGCAACGTGCGGTATCCGGGGCTGCCGCAGCATCCGGGGCACAAGGTCGCCGCCGGCCAGATGCGCCGGTACGGCGGGATGGTGTCGTTCGAGGTGGTCGGTGGTGAGGCGGCGGCGGTCCAGGTATGCGAGCGGACCGAGGTCTTCCTGCTCGCGGAGTCGTTGGGCGGGGTCGAGTCGTTGATCGAGCACCCGGGGCAGATGACCCACGCCTCGGCGGCCGGTTCTGCGCTGGAGGTCCCCGGTGACCTGGTGCGGCTGTCGGTGGGGATCGAGACCGTCGATGATCTGGTGGCGGACCTGGATCAGGCGCTGCGCTGA
- a CDS encoding beta-galactosidase produces MTLSNPVSPSEPPSESSSESPTTGAVPGWPRRPGGIAYGGDYNPEQWPEQVWREDVELMGQAGVNLVSVGIFSWALLEPAEGQYDFDWLDRVLELLHQGGVAVDLATPTAAPPAWLVRRYPEVRPQTREGVVLGPGARNGFCPSSPAYAEAATRITEQLAKRYAGHPAVVMWHVHNEYGGHVPACYCERSAAAFRRWLADRYGDLAGLNRAWGTAFWGQRYGEWEEIEPPRAAPTTVNPAQQLDFLRFSNDAYLACFIRERDLLRGHAPGIPITTNFMATACKNIDYWRWAAEVDVVANDHYLQAEQPENHIELSMTADLTRSLAGGRPWMLMEHSTSAVNWQPRNIAKRPGELRRNSLAHFGRGADSVMFFQWRAGASGAEKFHSAMVPHGGTDTRIWREVVELGADLRALAEVRGSEVAAQAAVLWDWQSWWALELEGRPSVDVGFRQLMLDWYEQLWRAGLTVDFAPPDSPRLDDYPLVVVPNLYLLTEPAAANLARYVERGGTLVVSFFSGIVDADERIHLGGYPGALRELLGVWVPEFRPLRAGETVRLRAADGPPGAPLTGDVWAEEVQLHGAEAIWSYEDGPAAGAPAVTRHPVGDGAAWYVSTRLRGPELATVLARAYADAGVPVSPPPAGVELVRRVGEQDSYLVAINHSDRDATVAGQGHELLTGADCAGQLFLPAGQVRVVREAAEPRRS; encoded by the coding sequence TTGACGCTGAGTAACCCGGTTTCGCCGTCCGAGCCGCCGTCCGAGTCGTCGTCCGAGTCGCCGACCACCGGCGCGGTCCCCGGCTGGCCCCGCCGGCCGGGCGGCATCGCCTACGGCGGTGACTACAACCCCGAGCAGTGGCCGGAGCAGGTGTGGCGCGAGGACGTCGAGCTGATGGGCCAGGCCGGGGTCAACCTGGTCAGCGTCGGGATCTTCTCGTGGGCCCTGCTGGAGCCCGCCGAGGGCCAGTACGACTTCGACTGGCTCGACCGGGTGCTGGAGCTGCTGCACCAGGGCGGGGTCGCGGTCGACCTGGCCACCCCGACCGCGGCGCCGCCGGCTTGGCTGGTGCGTCGCTACCCGGAGGTGCGGCCACAGACCCGGGAGGGCGTCGTGCTCGGCCCGGGCGCGCGAAACGGCTTCTGCCCCAGCTCCCCGGCGTATGCCGAGGCGGCCACCCGGATCACCGAACAGCTCGCCAAACGGTACGCCGGCCACCCCGCGGTGGTCATGTGGCACGTCCACAACGAGTACGGCGGCCACGTGCCGGCCTGCTACTGCGAGCGCTCGGCAGCGGCGTTCCGGCGCTGGCTCGCCGACCGGTACGGCGACCTCGCCGGGCTGAACCGGGCCTGGGGCACCGCCTTCTGGGGCCAGCGCTACGGCGAGTGGGAGGAGATCGAGCCGCCACGGGCCGCCCCGACCACCGTCAACCCGGCCCAGCAGCTGGACTTCCTCCGGTTCAGCAACGACGCGTACCTGGCGTGTTTCATTCGGGAGCGGGACCTGCTGCGCGGGCATGCCCCGGGGATCCCGATCACCACCAACTTCATGGCGACCGCCTGCAAGAACATCGACTACTGGCGGTGGGCCGCCGAGGTGGACGTGGTCGCCAACGACCACTATCTACAGGCCGAGCAGCCGGAGAACCACATCGAGCTGTCGATGACCGCCGACCTCACCCGGTCGCTCGCCGGTGGCCGGCCCTGGATGCTGATGGAGCACTCGACCAGCGCGGTCAACTGGCAGCCCCGCAACATTGCCAAGCGCCCCGGCGAGCTACGGCGCAACAGCCTGGCGCACTTTGGACGCGGCGCCGACTCGGTGATGTTCTTTCAGTGGCGCGCCGGCGCATCCGGCGCCGAGAAGTTCCACTCGGCGATGGTGCCGCACGGCGGGACCGACACCCGGATCTGGCGGGAGGTGGTCGAGCTCGGGGCCGACCTGCGGGCGCTGGCCGAGGTGCGCGGCAGCGAGGTGGCCGCCCAAGCGGCGGTGCTGTGGGACTGGCAGTCGTGGTGGGCGCTGGAGCTGGAGGGGCGGCCGTCGGTCGACGTGGGCTTCCGGCAGCTGATGTTGGACTGGTACGAGCAGCTGTGGCGCGCCGGGCTGACCGTCGACTTCGCCCCACCGGATTCGCCGCGGCTCGACGACTATCCGCTGGTCGTGGTGCCGAACCTCTACCTGCTCACCGAGCCGGCGGCGGCGAATCTGGCCCGCTATGTGGAGCGCGGCGGCACCCTGGTGGTGTCGTTCTTCTCGGGCATCGTCGATGCCGACGAGCGGATCCATCTCGGCGGTTACCCGGGTGCGCTGCGGGAGCTGCTGGGGGTCTGGGTGCCGGAGTTCCGGCCGCTGCGAGCCGGCGAGACGGTGCGGCTGCGCGCGGCCGACGGGCCGCCGGGGGCGCCGCTGACCGGCGACGTCTGGGCCGAGGAGGTGCAGCTCCACGGCGCCGAGGCGATCTGGTCCTACGAGGATGGGCCGGCGGCCGGGGCGCCGGCGGTGACCCGGCACCCGGTCGGCGATGGGGCCGCCTGGTACGTCTCCACCCGGTTGCGCGGCCCGGAGCTGGCGACTGTGCTGGCCCGGGCCTACGCCGACGCCGGGGTGCCGGTCTCGCCGCCCCCGGCCGGGGTGGAGCTGGTCCGGCGGGTCGGCGAGCAGGACTCCTATCTGGTCGCGATCAACCACTCCGACCGGGACGCCACGGTCGCCGGGCAGGGCCACGAGCTGCTGACCGGCGCCGACTGCGCCGGCCAGCTGTTCCTCCCCGCGGGGCAGGTCCGGGTGGTCCGGGAAGCGGCAGAACCCCGCCGATCATGA
- a CDS encoding HIT family protein: MTGCPFCAVVAGEAPGFVVLDAPAAVGFLDTRPVFPGHVLVVPRAHVETLTDLATDALGGFFAEVQRVAAALPAGLGAQGSFVAINNRVSQSVAHLHVHVIPRTKGDGLRGFLWPRRRYADEAEAVGYRDRIAAALPPPTGTRRPIMS, translated from the coding sequence GTGACCGGCTGCCCGTTCTGCGCCGTCGTCGCCGGCGAGGCGCCCGGCTTCGTGGTCCTCGATGCGCCGGCGGCGGTCGGCTTCCTCGACACCCGGCCGGTCTTCCCAGGTCACGTGCTGGTGGTGCCGCGGGCCCACGTCGAGACGCTTACCGACCTGGCAACCGACGCCCTGGGCGGGTTCTTCGCCGAGGTGCAACGGGTGGCGGCGGCGCTGCCGGCTGGGCTCGGCGCCCAGGGCAGCTTTGTGGCGATCAACAACCGGGTCTCGCAATCCGTCGCCCACCTGCATGTCCATGTGATCCCGCGGACCAAGGGCGACGGGCTGCGGGGGTTCCTGTGGCCCCGCCGCCGCTACGCCGACGAGGCCGAAGCGGTCGGCTACCGGGACCGGATCGCCGCCGCGCTACCCCCGCCCACCGGTACCCGCCGGCCGATCATGAGCTAG
- a CDS encoding dihydrodipicolinate synthase family protein — translation MTLTGLYVPLITPFDHTGEVALDPLAALAHELLAAGADGLVALGTTAEPTALTPDERAAVLSVTAHVCRESGAPLIVGAHNAEALGALAGQPEVTAALTLVPPFIQPGEAGVLAYFDRLATHSPVPLVVYDVPHRTGQPLSTETLRRLAELSGVVGVKYAPASVTADAVALLTDPPADFAVLGGADQVISPLLALGAHGGILASAHVATAAFADLIAQWRGGDATTARALGGELAALSTALFAEPNPTVIKAVLHAQGRIPTATVRLPLLPADQRSMTAAARRAAAVDGPALRAA, via the coding sequence ATGACACTCACCGGTCTCTACGTCCCGCTGATCACTCCCTTCGACCACACCGGGGAGGTGGCTCTCGATCCCTTGGCGGCGCTCGCCCACGAGCTACTGGCAGCCGGGGCCGACGGGTTGGTTGCGCTGGGTACCACGGCGGAGCCGACCGCGCTCACCCCCGACGAGCGGGCGGCGGTGCTCTCCGTGACCGCGCATGTCTGCCGAGAATCGGGCGCGCCGCTCATCGTGGGTGCACACAACGCGGAGGCGCTCGGGGCACTGGCCGGCCAACCCGAGGTAACCGCGGCGCTCACCCTGGTGCCGCCGTTCATCCAGCCCGGCGAGGCCGGTGTCCTCGCCTACTTCGACCGGCTCGCCACGCACAGCCCGGTGCCGCTGGTCGTCTACGACGTCCCGCACCGCACCGGCCAGCCTTTGTCGACGGAGACGCTCCGGCGCCTGGCCGAACTTTCGGGCGTGGTGGGTGTGAAGTACGCGCCAGCATCGGTCACCGCCGACGCTGTCGCGCTGCTGACCGACCCGCCGGCCGACTTCGCCGTACTCGGCGGCGCCGACCAGGTGATCTCACCGCTGCTCGCGCTCGGCGCGCACGGTGGCATCCTGGCCTCGGCTCACGTGGCGACAGCCGCTTTCGCGGACCTGATCGCCCAGTGGCGGGGCGGCGACGCCACCACCGCCCGGGCCCTGGGTGGCGAGCTCGCCGCCCTGTCGACCGCGCTCTTCGCTGAGCCCAACCCCACGGTGATCAAGGCAGTGCTGCACGCGCAGGGTCGGATCCCGACCGCCACGGTACGGCTGCCGCTGCTGCCGGCCGACCAGCGGAGCATGACGGCCGCCGCCCGACGTGCCGCTGCGGTGGACGGGCCAGCGCTACGGGCGGCGTGA
- the msrA gene encoding peptide-methionine (S)-S-oxide reductase MsrA encodes MPRADQALTGRDIALPVPAKHEVLGTPMQGPWPAGMATAVFGMGCFWGAERMFWTLDGVYSTSVGYAGGFTANPTYEEVCTGMTGHTEAVQVVYDPAKVSYEQLLKVFWENHDPTQGMRQGNDVGTQYRSAIYTTSEEQLVAAEKSREAFAPALAAAGYGEITTEIAELGDYYYAEGYHQQYLHKNPGGYCGIGPNGATCPIGVAATDE; translated from the coding sequence ATGCCGCGAGCAGATCAGGCGCTGACCGGCCGCGACATCGCGTTGCCGGTGCCGGCCAAGCACGAGGTGCTGGGGACCCCGATGCAAGGTCCGTGGCCAGCGGGGATGGCGACGGCGGTCTTCGGCATGGGCTGCTTCTGGGGGGCGGAGCGGATGTTCTGGACCCTGGACGGGGTCTACTCGACCTCGGTGGGGTATGCGGGAGGCTTCACTGCCAATCCCACGTATGAAGAGGTCTGCACCGGCATGACCGGTCACACCGAGGCGGTCCAGGTGGTGTACGACCCGGCAAAGGTCTCCTACGAGCAGCTACTCAAGGTCTTCTGGGAGAACCACGACCCGACCCAGGGGATGCGCCAGGGCAACGATGTCGGCACCCAATATCGTTCCGCGATCTACACCACCAGCGAAGAGCAGCTGGTCGCGGCCGAAAAGTCCCGGGAGGCGTTCGCGCCGGCGCTCGCCGCGGCCGGCTACGGCGAGATCACTACGGAGATCGCTGAGCTGGGCGACTACTACTACGCCGAGGGCTACCACCAGCAGTACCTGCATAAGAACCCCGGCGGCTACTGCGGCATCGGCCCGAACGGCGCCACCTGCCCGATCGGCGTCGCCGCGACCGACGAGTAA
- a CDS encoding LysR family transcriptional regulator yields the protein MLDVRRLRLLRDLANLGTIAAVAEAHTYTASAVSQQLAALQRQTGVALLEHTGRRVTLTPAGRELVAHTETVLAALEAAAAAVAAARAGLSGTIRLGAFPSAVRTMLPAALVALGRDNPGLDLMVTEIDPVAVPEALRTRRLDVALWHDYDVVPAPPDPALESVPLLDEAVYLAAPAALDAADADPVAAARHCDWILGTPGTLCHTVAVRVCEARGFAPRARHHVDDFDAALTLVAAGQGVTLVPLLGAGQPPPRVRLLPLATHRRTRIGYRRGAGDHPAVAACVDALRSIVESLESATPTVLA from the coding sequence ATGCTTGATGTCCGGCGCCTGCGCCTGCTGCGGGACCTCGCGAACCTGGGCACCATCGCCGCGGTCGCCGAGGCCCACACCTACACTGCGTCCGCTGTGTCCCAACAGCTCGCCGCCTTGCAGCGGCAGACCGGGGTGGCGCTGCTGGAACACACCGGTCGGCGGGTCACCCTCACCCCGGCCGGCCGAGAGTTGGTCGCCCACACCGAGACCGTGCTCGCCGCGCTGGAGGCCGCCGCGGCCGCCGTTGCCGCCGCCCGGGCTGGGCTCTCCGGCACGATCCGGCTCGGCGCGTTCCCTAGCGCGGTCCGGACCATGCTGCCGGCGGCGCTGGTGGCGCTGGGCCGCGACAACCCCGGCCTCGACCTGATGGTCACGGAGATCGATCCGGTGGCGGTGCCAGAGGCGCTGCGCACCCGCCGGCTCGACGTGGCGCTCTGGCACGACTACGACGTCGTGCCGGCGCCGCCGGACCCCGCGTTGGAGTCGGTGCCGCTCCTCGACGAGGCCGTCTACCTCGCGGCCCCAGCCGCGCTGGATGCCGCGGATGCGGACCCGGTAGCCGCCGCCCGGCACTGCGACTGGATCCTCGGCACCCCCGGCACGCTGTGCCACACGGTCGCTGTCCGGGTCTGCGAGGCTCGCGGCTTCGCTCCCCGGGCGCGGCACCATGTCGATGACTTCGACGCTGCCCTGACCCTGGTCGCCGCCGGCCAGGGCGTGACGTTGGTGCCGCTGCTCGGTGCCGGTCAGCCGCCGCCCCGGGTGCGCCTGCTCCCGCTCGCCACCCACCGCCGGACCCGGATCGGCTACCGGCGGGGCGCTGGCGACCACCCCGCGGTGGCCGCCTGCGTCGATGCGCTGCGCTCTATCGTCGAGTCACTCGAGTCTGCGACCCCGACGGTACTTGCGTGA